Proteins from a genomic interval of Oncorhynchus kisutch isolate 150728-3 linkage group LG28, Okis_V2, whole genome shotgun sequence:
- the arhgap20b gene encoding rho GTPase-activating protein 20 isoform X1 — MTPQQSIGSHSKVNCNESRIPEKEKKMRTSFQRRHSGQSAITKAFSKPKGHRRDAVPVPSPRAALIQNLTSQSAEFVMEEHVQLSTGLQTQERHLFLFSDTLIIAKSKSSTSRKRKERVRLCEIWLASCMEEVAERKLCSKNSFVIGWPTINYVVTLSSSESKEKWFSTLQWHITKSKEVEYLSNLTMKVVLVDIGNSAMTTVNVDNTCDVDKVIRILTQQFKLTGRPTDYRLWVVSGREEALYPLIGHEHPFSIILNSLREMDRQALTVTNNILTVDGSLYLDHLLKDASGPRFILRLKAEGGGHGRADSFQKHIKRKKSLLDWALRRGHGSQGGGNPESPTTPHKLFGLSLSSICHHGNLPRPIMDVLYLLYHEGPTTTGIFRRSANAKTCRELKERLNSGNSVQLEGESVFVAASVITDFLRNIPGSVLSTGLYEKWMEVMAADDIEDKIELIKGLLSQLPEDNVTLLRYLFALLYHIQESSQENQMNALNLALCIAPNMLWLPVPKGPEEESQSTKKVAALIQLLIENTPAIFGKDVECIFTETNCEQGTVDDVMVESYQQLYLSDDWDWEKQGGLHSPNREPLFLSPGKLVLKEEKEILGLLNEVDSLKKQYVSEESAYSCGNLDFMSSLSSGSICSLMGTQSLRSARCSSEPSVSLASPQSGSQSQIHTPVARQSSCDAAVMCGCADHSQHTHKPHAKGLLKGDSSPRVGGSRSRYAFWRSPQVASRFWHPAQRLAMSNRSSFSSLSSAATSPSASSLSSIDSAFSFCSDSVSSPNEPSSLPFLFGTSARLRPLTPDTPKKFPKDWSMTFPVAVAQAPEVLDLYNKYDEREEDKEHYRSNSIQNREDYQLHTQSLYSLKGENSQSPVSQPDDSENCISDWSGEQVHQSQKDKVFETSESKGQTKEISITHIQLRKTNNQAVNKEEVKRTKITFYTSSNRMLVKKQSDQSVEECGVSLVSDTGREHKENGELLGQSVQVHIPQTVFYGQNTPLVLQSVSIRQSVNNKEKGAKTKTEIDCGEVVPEQLGGGCTPLSQTSSKTNAKTASTISHTVRIKLPATVRNTVREYFSSGDNKNGNSDAKAIEKKLVSKLQ, encoded by the exons AAAATGAGGACATCATTTCAGCGAAGACATTCTGGCCAATCAGCCATCACAAAGGCATTCAGCAAACCAAAGGGCCACAGGAG GGATGCCGTCCCAGTCCCATCACCAAGAGCAGCGCTGATCCAGAACCTAACATCCCAGAGTGCAGAGTTTGTGATGGAAGAGCACGTGCAGCTCAGCACTGGACTGCAGACCCAGGAGAGACACTTGTTCCTCTTCAGTGACACACTCATCATCGCTAAATCAAA GTCTTCCACAAGCCGCAAacggaaggagagagtgaggctGTGTGAGATATGGTTGGCTTCCTGCATGGAAGAGGTTGCAGAGAGAAAACTGTGCTCAAAGAACTCCTTTGTCATTGGCTGGCCTACCATCAATTACGTGGTAACTCTCAG TTCATCGGAGTCAAAGGAGAAGTGGTTTTCCACTTTACAATG GCACATCACCAAATCCAAGGAAGTGGAATATCTCAGTAATCTCACCATGAAGGTTGTTCTCGTGGACATTGGAAATAGTGCAATG ACGACTGTGAATGTGGACAATACATGTGATGTTGACAAAGTCATCAGGATCCTCACCCAACAATTTAAACTCACT GGCAGACCCACTGACTACCGCCTCTGGGTAGTCTCGGGGAGAGAGGAAGCCCTATATCCTCTTATCG GTCATGAGCATCCCTTCAGTATTATTCTGAACTCCTTGAGGGAAATGGACCGCCAAGCCTTGACAGTCACCAACAACATTCTGACTGTAGATGGGAGCCTCTACCTTGATCACCTTCTTAAAGACGCTTCCGGGCCTCGCTTCATCCTTAGGCTAAAGGCTGAGGGGGGAGGACATGGTCGAGCAG ATTCCTTTCAGAAACACATAAAGAGAAAGAAGTCTCTGTTAGACTGGGCTCTGAGAAGAGGACATGGCAGCCAAGGAGGTGGAAATCCTGAATCCCCCACAACTCCTCacaagctctttggtctttcattGTCCTCCATCTGTCATCATGGAAATCTACCCAGACCCATCATG GACGTGCTGTATCTGTTGTATCATGAGGGCCCCACCACCACAGGGATCTTCCGGCGCTCAGCCAATGCTAAGACATGCCGGGAACTGAAGGAAAGACTGAACTCTGGCAACAGTGTTCAGCTGGAGGGGGAGTCTGTGTTTGTTGCTGCATCAGTCATCACT GACTTTCTGCGCAACATCCCTGGCAGTGTGCTAAGTACTGGTCTGTATGAGAAGTGGATGGAGGTCATGGCGGCTGATGATATTGAAGACAAGATTGAGTTGATAAAAGG GCTATTGAGCCAGCTTCCAGAGGATAATGTTACCTTGCTCCGCTACCTGTTCGCCCTTCTCTATCACATCCAGGAGAGCTCGCAGGAGAACCAGATGAACGCTTTGAACCTGGCTCTCTGTATCGCTCCCAACATGCTGTGGCTGCCCGTGCCTAAAGGGCCAGAGGAGGAGAGTCAGTCCACTAAAAAG GTTGCAGCTCTCATCCAACTACTCATTGAAAACACCCCGGCCATTTTTGGTAAAGATGTTGAGTGCATTTTTACTGAGACAAATTGTGAACAAGGAACTGTAGACGATGTCATGG TGGAGTCTTACCAGCAGCTCTACTTGTCTGATGATTGGGACTGGGAGAAGCAAGGAGGACTTCACTCTCCTAACAGGGAACCTTTATTCCTGTCTCCAGGGAAACTGGTcttgaaagaggagaaagagatttTGGGCCTTCTGAATGAGGTTGACTCCTTGAAAAAGCAATATGTGAGTGAGGAAAGTGCTTATAGCTGTGGAAATCTAGACTTTATGTCTTCACTGTCCAGTGGGTCTATATGCTCCCTGATGGGGACCCAGAGTCTTCGCTCAGCCCGCTGCTCCTCAGAACCCAGTGTGTCTCTGGCTTCTCCCCAGTCAGGGTCCCAAAGCCAGATCCACACTCCTGTTGCCCGTCAGTCCAGCTGCGATGCGGCAGTGATGTGTGGCTGTGCAGAccactcccaacacacacacaaaccccacgCTAAGGGGCTACTAAAGGGGGACAGCAGCCCCAGGGTAGGTGGCAGCAGATCTAGGTATGCCTTCTGGAGGTCCCCTCAGGTAGCTTCTAGGTTCTGGCACCCTGCCCAGAGGCTGGCCATGTCCAACAGGTCCAGTTTCTCCAGCCTGTCCTCCGCAGCCACCTCACCGTCTGCCTCCTCTCTGAGCTCCATAGACAGTGCCTTTTCCTTCTGCTCTGACTCTGTGTCCTCTCCCAACGAGCCCAGCTCCCTACCCTTCCTGTTCGGCACGTCGGCACGGTTACGCCCTCTCACCCCAGACACCCCGAAGAAATTCCCAAAAGACTGGAGCATGACATTCCCAGTGGCAGTGGCTCAGGCACCCGAGGTTTTGGACTTGTATAATAAGTAtgatgagagagaagaagacaaggAGCATTACCGTTCTAATAGCATTCAGAATAGAGAAGACTACCAGTTGCATACGCAAAGCCTCTATAGTTTAAAAGGTGAGAATAGTCAAAGCCCTGTCTCTCAACCAGATGACAGTGAGAATTGTATCTCTGATTGGAGTGGGGAGCAGGTGCACCAGAGCCAGAAGGATAAAGTGTTTGAGACATCAGAGTCAAAAGGCCAGACCAAAGAAATATCCATTACACACATACAGCTGAGAAAAACAAACAACCAGGCTGTCAACAAAGAAGAGGTGAAGAGGACAAAAATTACATTTTACACCTCCTCTAACAGAATGCTGGTGAAGAAACAGTCTGATCAATCTGTGGAAGAGTGCGGCGTCTCTCTGGTGTCTGACACAGGGAGAGAACATAAGGAAAACGGGGAACTTCTCGGTCAGAGTGTGCAGGTCCACATACCCCAGACAGTGTTCTATGGTCAAAACACTCCACTGGTCCTTCAGTCTGTGTCAATCAGAcaatctgtcaacaacaaggaGAAAGGAGCAAAGACTAAAACAGAGATTGACTGTGGTGAGGTGGTCCCTGAACAGTTGGGTGGTGGATGcacccctctctcccagacatCATCTAAAACCAATGCCAAAACTGCAAGCACAATCAGCCACACTGTAAGAATAAAACTGCCAGCAACTGTCAGAAACACTGTGAGAGAATACTTCAGCTCAGGTGACAACAAGAATGGCAACTCGGATGCAAAAGCAATTGAAAAAAAACTTGTAAGTAAACTCCAGTAG
- the arhgap20b gene encoding rho GTPase-activating protein 20 isoform X3, with protein MGDAVPVPSPRAALIQNLTSQSAEFVMEEHVQLSTGLQTQERHLFLFSDTLIIAKSKSSTSRKRKERVRLCEIWLASCMEEVAERKLCSKNSFVIGWPTINYVVTLSSSESKEKWFSTLQWHITKSKEVEYLSNLTMKVVLVDIGNSAMTTVNVDNTCDVDKVIRILTQQFKLTGRPTDYRLWVVSGREEALYPLIGHEHPFSIILNSLREMDRQALTVTNNILTVDGSLYLDHLLKDASGPRFILRLKAEGGGHGRADSFQKHIKRKKSLLDWALRRGHGSQGGGNPESPTTPHKLFGLSLSSICHHGNLPRPIMDVLYLLYHEGPTTTGIFRRSANAKTCRELKERLNSGNSVQLEGESVFVAASVITDFLRNIPGSVLSTGLYEKWMEVMAADDIEDKIELIKGLLSQLPEDNVTLLRYLFALLYHIQESSQENQMNALNLALCIAPNMLWLPVPKGPEEESQSTKKVAALIQLLIENTPAIFGKDVECIFTETNCEQGTVDDVMVESYQQLYLSDDWDWEKQGGLHSPNREPLFLSPGKLVLKEEKEILGLLNEVDSLKKQYVSEESAYSCGNLDFMSSLSSGSICSLMGTQSLRSARCSSEPSVSLASPQSGSQSQIHTPVARQSSCDAAVMCGCADHSQHTHKPHAKGLLKGDSSPRVGGSRSRYAFWRSPQVASRFWHPAQRLAMSNRSSFSSLSSAATSPSASSLSSIDSAFSFCSDSVSSPNEPSSLPFLFGTSARLRPLTPDTPKKFPKDWSMTFPVAVAQAPEVLDLYNKYDEREEDKEHYRSNSIQNREDYQLHTQSLYSLKGENSQSPVSQPDDSENCISDWSGEQVHQSQKDKVFETSESKGQTKEISITHIQLRKTNNQAVNKEEVKRTKITFYTSSNRMLVKKQSDQSVEECGVSLVSDTGREHKENGELLGQSVQVHIPQTVFYGQNTPLVLQSVSIRQSVNNKEKGAKTKTEIDCGEVVPEQLGGGCTPLSQTSSKTNAKTASTISHTVRIKLPATVRNTVREYFSSGDNKNGNSDAKAIEKKLVSKLQ; from the exons atggg GGATGCCGTCCCAGTCCCATCACCAAGAGCAGCGCTGATCCAGAACCTAACATCCCAGAGTGCAGAGTTTGTGATGGAAGAGCACGTGCAGCTCAGCACTGGACTGCAGACCCAGGAGAGACACTTGTTCCTCTTCAGTGACACACTCATCATCGCTAAATCAAA GTCTTCCACAAGCCGCAAacggaaggagagagtgaggctGTGTGAGATATGGTTGGCTTCCTGCATGGAAGAGGTTGCAGAGAGAAAACTGTGCTCAAAGAACTCCTTTGTCATTGGCTGGCCTACCATCAATTACGTGGTAACTCTCAG TTCATCGGAGTCAAAGGAGAAGTGGTTTTCCACTTTACAATG GCACATCACCAAATCCAAGGAAGTGGAATATCTCAGTAATCTCACCATGAAGGTTGTTCTCGTGGACATTGGAAATAGTGCAATG ACGACTGTGAATGTGGACAATACATGTGATGTTGACAAAGTCATCAGGATCCTCACCCAACAATTTAAACTCACT GGCAGACCCACTGACTACCGCCTCTGGGTAGTCTCGGGGAGAGAGGAAGCCCTATATCCTCTTATCG GTCATGAGCATCCCTTCAGTATTATTCTGAACTCCTTGAGGGAAATGGACCGCCAAGCCTTGACAGTCACCAACAACATTCTGACTGTAGATGGGAGCCTCTACCTTGATCACCTTCTTAAAGACGCTTCCGGGCCTCGCTTCATCCTTAGGCTAAAGGCTGAGGGGGGAGGACATGGTCGAGCAG ATTCCTTTCAGAAACACATAAAGAGAAAGAAGTCTCTGTTAGACTGGGCTCTGAGAAGAGGACATGGCAGCCAAGGAGGTGGAAATCCTGAATCCCCCACAACTCCTCacaagctctttggtctttcattGTCCTCCATCTGTCATCATGGAAATCTACCCAGACCCATCATG GACGTGCTGTATCTGTTGTATCATGAGGGCCCCACCACCACAGGGATCTTCCGGCGCTCAGCCAATGCTAAGACATGCCGGGAACTGAAGGAAAGACTGAACTCTGGCAACAGTGTTCAGCTGGAGGGGGAGTCTGTGTTTGTTGCTGCATCAGTCATCACT GACTTTCTGCGCAACATCCCTGGCAGTGTGCTAAGTACTGGTCTGTATGAGAAGTGGATGGAGGTCATGGCGGCTGATGATATTGAAGACAAGATTGAGTTGATAAAAGG GCTATTGAGCCAGCTTCCAGAGGATAATGTTACCTTGCTCCGCTACCTGTTCGCCCTTCTCTATCACATCCAGGAGAGCTCGCAGGAGAACCAGATGAACGCTTTGAACCTGGCTCTCTGTATCGCTCCCAACATGCTGTGGCTGCCCGTGCCTAAAGGGCCAGAGGAGGAGAGTCAGTCCACTAAAAAG GTTGCAGCTCTCATCCAACTACTCATTGAAAACACCCCGGCCATTTTTGGTAAAGATGTTGAGTGCATTTTTACTGAGACAAATTGTGAACAAGGAACTGTAGACGATGTCATGG TGGAGTCTTACCAGCAGCTCTACTTGTCTGATGATTGGGACTGGGAGAAGCAAGGAGGACTTCACTCTCCTAACAGGGAACCTTTATTCCTGTCTCCAGGGAAACTGGTcttgaaagaggagaaagagatttTGGGCCTTCTGAATGAGGTTGACTCCTTGAAAAAGCAATATGTGAGTGAGGAAAGTGCTTATAGCTGTGGAAATCTAGACTTTATGTCTTCACTGTCCAGTGGGTCTATATGCTCCCTGATGGGGACCCAGAGTCTTCGCTCAGCCCGCTGCTCCTCAGAACCCAGTGTGTCTCTGGCTTCTCCCCAGTCAGGGTCCCAAAGCCAGATCCACACTCCTGTTGCCCGTCAGTCCAGCTGCGATGCGGCAGTGATGTGTGGCTGTGCAGAccactcccaacacacacacaaaccccacgCTAAGGGGCTACTAAAGGGGGACAGCAGCCCCAGGGTAGGTGGCAGCAGATCTAGGTATGCCTTCTGGAGGTCCCCTCAGGTAGCTTCTAGGTTCTGGCACCCTGCCCAGAGGCTGGCCATGTCCAACAGGTCCAGTTTCTCCAGCCTGTCCTCCGCAGCCACCTCACCGTCTGCCTCCTCTCTGAGCTCCATAGACAGTGCCTTTTCCTTCTGCTCTGACTCTGTGTCCTCTCCCAACGAGCCCAGCTCCCTACCCTTCCTGTTCGGCACGTCGGCACGGTTACGCCCTCTCACCCCAGACACCCCGAAGAAATTCCCAAAAGACTGGAGCATGACATTCCCAGTGGCAGTGGCTCAGGCACCCGAGGTTTTGGACTTGTATAATAAGTAtgatgagagagaagaagacaaggAGCATTACCGTTCTAATAGCATTCAGAATAGAGAAGACTACCAGTTGCATACGCAAAGCCTCTATAGTTTAAAAGGTGAGAATAGTCAAAGCCCTGTCTCTCAACCAGATGACAGTGAGAATTGTATCTCTGATTGGAGTGGGGAGCAGGTGCACCAGAGCCAGAAGGATAAAGTGTTTGAGACATCAGAGTCAAAAGGCCAGACCAAAGAAATATCCATTACACACATACAGCTGAGAAAAACAAACAACCAGGCTGTCAACAAAGAAGAGGTGAAGAGGACAAAAATTACATTTTACACCTCCTCTAACAGAATGCTGGTGAAGAAACAGTCTGATCAATCTGTGGAAGAGTGCGGCGTCTCTCTGGTGTCTGACACAGGGAGAGAACATAAGGAAAACGGGGAACTTCTCGGTCAGAGTGTGCAGGTCCACATACCCCAGACAGTGTTCTATGGTCAAAACACTCCACTGGTCCTTCAGTCTGTGTCAATCAGAcaatctgtcaacaacaaggaGAAAGGAGCAAAGACTAAAACAGAGATTGACTGTGGTGAGGTGGTCCCTGAACAGTTGGGTGGTGGATGcacccctctctcccagacatCATCTAAAACCAATGCCAAAACTGCAAGCACAATCAGCCACACTGTAAGAATAAAACTGCCAGCAACTGTCAGAAACACTGTGAGAGAATACTTCAGCTCAGGTGACAACAAGAATGGCAACTCGGATGCAAAAGCAATTGAAAAAAAACTTGTAAGTAAACTCCAGTAG
- the arhgap20b gene encoding rho GTPase-activating protein 20 isoform X2: MSQGFQRRRRDAVPVPSPRAALIQNLTSQSAEFVMEEHVQLSTGLQTQERHLFLFSDTLIIAKSKSSTSRKRKERVRLCEIWLASCMEEVAERKLCSKNSFVIGWPTINYVVTLSSSESKEKWFSTLQWHITKSKEVEYLSNLTMKVVLVDIGNSAMTTVNVDNTCDVDKVIRILTQQFKLTGRPTDYRLWVVSGREEALYPLIGHEHPFSIILNSLREMDRQALTVTNNILTVDGSLYLDHLLKDASGPRFILRLKAEGGGHGRADSFQKHIKRKKSLLDWALRRGHGSQGGGNPESPTTPHKLFGLSLSSICHHGNLPRPIMDVLYLLYHEGPTTTGIFRRSANAKTCRELKERLNSGNSVQLEGESVFVAASVITDFLRNIPGSVLSTGLYEKWMEVMAADDIEDKIELIKGLLSQLPEDNVTLLRYLFALLYHIQESSQENQMNALNLALCIAPNMLWLPVPKGPEEESQSTKKVAALIQLLIENTPAIFGKDVECIFTETNCEQGTVDDVMVESYQQLYLSDDWDWEKQGGLHSPNREPLFLSPGKLVLKEEKEILGLLNEVDSLKKQYVSEESAYSCGNLDFMSSLSSGSICSLMGTQSLRSARCSSEPSVSLASPQSGSQSQIHTPVARQSSCDAAVMCGCADHSQHTHKPHAKGLLKGDSSPRVGGSRSRYAFWRSPQVASRFWHPAQRLAMSNRSSFSSLSSAATSPSASSLSSIDSAFSFCSDSVSSPNEPSSLPFLFGTSARLRPLTPDTPKKFPKDWSMTFPVAVAQAPEVLDLYNKYDEREEDKEHYRSNSIQNREDYQLHTQSLYSLKGENSQSPVSQPDDSENCISDWSGEQVHQSQKDKVFETSESKGQTKEISITHIQLRKTNNQAVNKEEVKRTKITFYTSSNRMLVKKQSDQSVEECGVSLVSDTGREHKENGELLGQSVQVHIPQTVFYGQNTPLVLQSVSIRQSVNNKEKGAKTKTEIDCGEVVPEQLGGGCTPLSQTSSKTNAKTASTISHTVRIKLPATVRNTVREYFSSGDNKNGNSDAKAIEKKLVSKLQ, translated from the exons GGATGCCGTCCCAGTCCCATCACCAAGAGCAGCGCTGATCCAGAACCTAACATCCCAGAGTGCAGAGTTTGTGATGGAAGAGCACGTGCAGCTCAGCACTGGACTGCAGACCCAGGAGAGACACTTGTTCCTCTTCAGTGACACACTCATCATCGCTAAATCAAA GTCTTCCACAAGCCGCAAacggaaggagagagtgaggctGTGTGAGATATGGTTGGCTTCCTGCATGGAAGAGGTTGCAGAGAGAAAACTGTGCTCAAAGAACTCCTTTGTCATTGGCTGGCCTACCATCAATTACGTGGTAACTCTCAG TTCATCGGAGTCAAAGGAGAAGTGGTTTTCCACTTTACAATG GCACATCACCAAATCCAAGGAAGTGGAATATCTCAGTAATCTCACCATGAAGGTTGTTCTCGTGGACATTGGAAATAGTGCAATG ACGACTGTGAATGTGGACAATACATGTGATGTTGACAAAGTCATCAGGATCCTCACCCAACAATTTAAACTCACT GGCAGACCCACTGACTACCGCCTCTGGGTAGTCTCGGGGAGAGAGGAAGCCCTATATCCTCTTATCG GTCATGAGCATCCCTTCAGTATTATTCTGAACTCCTTGAGGGAAATGGACCGCCAAGCCTTGACAGTCACCAACAACATTCTGACTGTAGATGGGAGCCTCTACCTTGATCACCTTCTTAAAGACGCTTCCGGGCCTCGCTTCATCCTTAGGCTAAAGGCTGAGGGGGGAGGACATGGTCGAGCAG ATTCCTTTCAGAAACACATAAAGAGAAAGAAGTCTCTGTTAGACTGGGCTCTGAGAAGAGGACATGGCAGCCAAGGAGGTGGAAATCCTGAATCCCCCACAACTCCTCacaagctctttggtctttcattGTCCTCCATCTGTCATCATGGAAATCTACCCAGACCCATCATG GACGTGCTGTATCTGTTGTATCATGAGGGCCCCACCACCACAGGGATCTTCCGGCGCTCAGCCAATGCTAAGACATGCCGGGAACTGAAGGAAAGACTGAACTCTGGCAACAGTGTTCAGCTGGAGGGGGAGTCTGTGTTTGTTGCTGCATCAGTCATCACT GACTTTCTGCGCAACATCCCTGGCAGTGTGCTAAGTACTGGTCTGTATGAGAAGTGGATGGAGGTCATGGCGGCTGATGATATTGAAGACAAGATTGAGTTGATAAAAGG GCTATTGAGCCAGCTTCCAGAGGATAATGTTACCTTGCTCCGCTACCTGTTCGCCCTTCTCTATCACATCCAGGAGAGCTCGCAGGAGAACCAGATGAACGCTTTGAACCTGGCTCTCTGTATCGCTCCCAACATGCTGTGGCTGCCCGTGCCTAAAGGGCCAGAGGAGGAGAGTCAGTCCACTAAAAAG GTTGCAGCTCTCATCCAACTACTCATTGAAAACACCCCGGCCATTTTTGGTAAAGATGTTGAGTGCATTTTTACTGAGACAAATTGTGAACAAGGAACTGTAGACGATGTCATGG TGGAGTCTTACCAGCAGCTCTACTTGTCTGATGATTGGGACTGGGAGAAGCAAGGAGGACTTCACTCTCCTAACAGGGAACCTTTATTCCTGTCTCCAGGGAAACTGGTcttgaaagaggagaaagagatttTGGGCCTTCTGAATGAGGTTGACTCCTTGAAAAAGCAATATGTGAGTGAGGAAAGTGCTTATAGCTGTGGAAATCTAGACTTTATGTCTTCACTGTCCAGTGGGTCTATATGCTCCCTGATGGGGACCCAGAGTCTTCGCTCAGCCCGCTGCTCCTCAGAACCCAGTGTGTCTCTGGCTTCTCCCCAGTCAGGGTCCCAAAGCCAGATCCACACTCCTGTTGCCCGTCAGTCCAGCTGCGATGCGGCAGTGATGTGTGGCTGTGCAGAccactcccaacacacacacaaaccccacgCTAAGGGGCTACTAAAGGGGGACAGCAGCCCCAGGGTAGGTGGCAGCAGATCTAGGTATGCCTTCTGGAGGTCCCCTCAGGTAGCTTCTAGGTTCTGGCACCCTGCCCAGAGGCTGGCCATGTCCAACAGGTCCAGTTTCTCCAGCCTGTCCTCCGCAGCCACCTCACCGTCTGCCTCCTCTCTGAGCTCCATAGACAGTGCCTTTTCCTTCTGCTCTGACTCTGTGTCCTCTCCCAACGAGCCCAGCTCCCTACCCTTCCTGTTCGGCACGTCGGCACGGTTACGCCCTCTCACCCCAGACACCCCGAAGAAATTCCCAAAAGACTGGAGCATGACATTCCCAGTGGCAGTGGCTCAGGCACCCGAGGTTTTGGACTTGTATAATAAGTAtgatgagagagaagaagacaaggAGCATTACCGTTCTAATAGCATTCAGAATAGAGAAGACTACCAGTTGCATACGCAAAGCCTCTATAGTTTAAAAGGTGAGAATAGTCAAAGCCCTGTCTCTCAACCAGATGACAGTGAGAATTGTATCTCTGATTGGAGTGGGGAGCAGGTGCACCAGAGCCAGAAGGATAAAGTGTTTGAGACATCAGAGTCAAAAGGCCAGACCAAAGAAATATCCATTACACACATACAGCTGAGAAAAACAAACAACCAGGCTGTCAACAAAGAAGAGGTGAAGAGGACAAAAATTACATTTTACACCTCCTCTAACAGAATGCTGGTGAAGAAACAGTCTGATCAATCTGTGGAAGAGTGCGGCGTCTCTCTGGTGTCTGACACAGGGAGAGAACATAAGGAAAACGGGGAACTTCTCGGTCAGAGTGTGCAGGTCCACATACCCCAGACAGTGTTCTATGGTCAAAACACTCCACTGGTCCTTCAGTCTGTGTCAATCAGAcaatctgtcaacaacaaggaGAAAGGAGCAAAGACTAAAACAGAGATTGACTGTGGTGAGGTGGTCCCTGAACAGTTGGGTGGTGGATGcacccctctctcccagacatCATCTAAAACCAATGCCAAAACTGCAAGCACAATCAGCCACACTGTAAGAATAAAACTGCCAGCAACTGTCAGAAACACTGTGAGAGAATACTTCAGCTCAGGTGACAACAAGAATGGCAACTCGGATGCAAAAGCAATTGAAAAAAAACTTGTAAGTAAACTCCAGTAG
- the fdx1b gene encoding ferredoxin 1b, whose protein sequence is MARCLYLGSFLFTKMVNTPRISMGVKTCLIKTWTPHSQGKAITIHSAIHSDSEKNSLSEEKVIIHFINQDGIRTTTAVTEGQTLLDVVVNKNLDISGFGACEGTLACSTCHLIFDKTFYEKMEPTVDEEMDMLDLAYGLTKTSRLGCQVTVQKWMDGMTVQVPQEVRDAVGSKGSQ, encoded by the exons ATGGCAAGGTGTTTGTATCTCGGCTCCTTCCTTTTCACTAAGATGGTCAATACACCCCGTATCTCAATGGGAGTCAAAACCTGCCTCATTAAAACCTGGACCCCACACAGCCAAGGCAAAGCCATCACCATCCACTCGGCCATACACTCCGACTCTGAAAAGAACAG CTTGTCGGAGGAAAAAGTCATAATACACTTTATTAACCAAGATGGCATCAGAACCACCACTGCTGTTACTGAAGGACAGACCCTGTTGGATGTTGTTGTAAACAAAAACTTGGACATAAGTGGTTTTG GTGCATGTGAGGGGACATTAGCATGCTCCACCTGTCATCTCATTTTTGACAAGACATTTTATGAGAAGATGGAACCAACGGTGGATGAGGAGATGGATATGCTAGATCTAGCTTACGGGCTTACCAAGAC GTCCCGTCTTGGTTGCCAGGTGACAGTGCAGAAGTGGATGGATGGTATGACTGTCCAAGTGCCCCAAGAGGTGAGGGATGCTGTGGGATCTAAAGGCAGCCAGTGA